The proteins below are encoded in one region of Clostridium fermenticellae:
- a CDS encoding nicotinate phosphoribosyltransferase produces MEYTKNFDIRNGRNLTMLVDFYEFTMGNGYLKSNAQNTIAYFDMFFRRIPDNGGYCIMAGVQQVIEYLSNLKFSEDDIEYLRCKHMFSKKFLDYLRNFEFCCDVWAIPEGNPVFPNEPLITVRGPAIQAQLVETMILLTINHQTLIATKANRICSAAKGRPVMEFGSRRAQGYDGAIYGARAAVIGGCSSTACTISEEMFGIPATGTMAHSWIQLFNNEYEAFKEWANVYPDNCILLVDTYNVLKSGLPNAIKIFKDVLIPNGHKPKGIRIDSGDITYLTKKCREILDEAGLPEVQIVISNSLDEFIISDVLSQGAQINSFGVGERLITAKSEPVFGGVYKLTAIEDKNGKIIPKIKISENEEKITNPGFKKIYRIFDKKDGKAIADLITLNDEIIDENQTLELFDPVFTWKKKRIKNFYAKELMVQIFDKGKLVYESPDVMDIKNFAKKETERMWPEVLRFENPHHYYVDLSQGLWELKQTLLRRYSSNYEE; encoded by the coding sequence ATGGAGTACACAAAAAATTTTGACATAAGAAATGGTAGAAACCTTACCATGCTGGTTGATTTTTACGAATTCACTATGGGCAACGGCTACCTTAAAAGCAATGCTCAAAATACCATAGCTTATTTCGATATGTTTTTTAGGAGAATCCCGGACAATGGTGGCTACTGCATTATGGCTGGTGTACAACAGGTAATCGAATACTTGTCAAACTTAAAGTTTTCTGAAGATGATATTGAATATTTAAGATGTAAGCATATGTTTTCAAAGAAATTTTTGGACTACTTGCGAAATTTTGAATTTTGTTGTGATGTTTGGGCAATACCAGAAGGAAATCCTGTATTTCCAAATGAACCTTTGATTACTGTAAGAGGTCCAGCTATTCAAGCTCAGCTTGTAGAAACTATGATTTTACTAACAATAAATCATCAAACTCTAATTGCTACAAAAGCAAATAGAATTTGCAGTGCTGCTAAAGGACGCCCAGTTATGGAATTTGGATCAAGAAGAGCTCAAGGATATGATGGAGCTATATACGGTGCAAGAGCCGCTGTAATAGGAGGATGTTCTTCAACTGCATGTACCATTTCCGAAGAAATGTTTGGTATTCCAGCTACAGGTACCATGGCTCACAGTTGGATACAATTATTTAACAATGAATATGAAGCTTTTAAAGAATGGGCAAATGTATATCCTGATAATTGTATACTTCTAGTTGATACTTATAACGTTTTAAAATCCGGACTGCCAAATGCAATAAAGATATTTAAAGATGTACTCATACCAAATGGACATAAACCTAAAGGAATTAGAATAGATAGTGGTGATATAACTTATCTTACTAAAAAATGCAGAGAAATATTAGATGAAGCTGGTCTTCCAGAAGTACAAATAGTAATATCAAATTCGCTTGATGAATTCATCATTAGCGACGTATTAAGTCAAGGAGCTCAAATAAACTCTTTTGGCGTTGGTGAAAGACTTATAACTGCAAAATCAGAACCCGTATTTGGCGGTGTCTATAAACTTACTGCCATTGAAGACAAAAACGGTAAAATAATACCTAAAATTAAGATAAGTGAAAATGAAGAAAAAATAACAAATCCAGGTTTTAAAAAAATATATAGAATATTTGATAAAAAAGACGGCAAAGCCATTGCTGACCTAATTACACTTAATGACGAAATAATAGATGAAAATCAGACACTTGAACTATTTGATCCAGTATTCACATGGAAGAAGAAAAGAATTAAAAATTTCTACGCTAAGGAATTGATGGTTCAAATATTCGATAAAGGTAAACTCGTATATGAAAGTCCAGACGTTATGGATATAAAAAACTTCGCCAAAAAAGAAACTGAAAGGATGTGGCCAGAGGTTTTAAGGTTTGAAAATCCCCATCATTACTATGTAGATTTATCTCAAGGCCTTTGGGAATTAAAACAAACCCTTCTTAGAAGATATTCATCAAATTATGAAGAATAA
- a CDS encoding D-alanyl-D-alanine carboxypeptidase family protein translates to MKKSKISLILILTIVISLIFNILDKSEIAYAASNSQDTQISIYGKTALTIDMETGEIIYAKNIDSRVYPASTTKLMTAILLSESKKTGDILKYTEGSKRQPQSSINLDVHPIDIGETMSAKSAMDGMLLFSGNDMAYMIADNIGKGEADFINKMNDKAKSFNLKNTHFVTPNGLHRSNHYTTTYELSVIASKAFQIPWVRETIAKKESTFKSSKGTSFTVKNTNKLLGKNGCIGGKTGYTSEAGRCLVAFYDRDGRKMMGIVMDSLYDPNDTFVFNDMEKIIDWSYSAKPTMLFNKNSNIDNKNLEYKPIEMLPFNIKLSVPLYVKDNITYYDNEVNKDELNIKFNISNMNFSSLTGKSPIGEITVSQRNSIKNYKLYSSIQKSYLLKKCFPIYTGALVILVLIIYTLYKIFMISKRKTNL, encoded by the coding sequence TTGAAGAAAAGTAAAATATCTTTAATACTTATATTAACTATTGTAATATCTTTAATTTTTAATATATTGGATAAATCAGAAATAGCTTACGCCGCATCAAACTCTCAAGATACACAGATTTCTATATATGGTAAAACAGCTCTTACAATAGATATGGAAACAGGCGAAATCATATATGCAAAAAATATAGACAGCCGAGTTTATCCAGCAAGCACTACAAAACTTATGACAGCTATATTACTCTCAGAAAGCAAAAAAACAGGTGATATACTTAAATACACAGAAGGATCTAAAAGACAGCCTCAATCATCAATAAATTTAGATGTCCATCCTATAGATATAGGAGAAACCATGTCAGCAAAATCTGCAATGGATGGCATGCTGCTTTTTTCTGGAAATGATATGGCATATATGATTGCAGACAACATTGGGAAAGGAGAAGCTGACTTTATAAATAAAATGAACGACAAAGCTAAGAGCTTTAATCTAAAAAATACTCACTTTGTGACCCCAAATGGACTGCATAGATCAAATCACTATACAACAACTTATGAACTAAGTGTTATTGCCAGCAAAGCTTTTCAAATTCCATGGGTAAGAGAAACTATAGCAAAAAAAGAAAGTACTTTTAAATCATCAAAAGGTACAAGCTTTACAGTAAAAAATACAAACAAACTTCTTGGCAAAAATGGGTGTATTGGTGGAAAAACTGGTTATACATCAGAAGCCGGCAGATGTCTTGTAGCCTTTTATGACAGAGATGGCAGAAAGATGATGGGAATTGTTATGGACTCTTTATATGATCCAAATGATACCTTTGTATTTAACGACATGGAAAAAATCATAGATTGGAGTTATAGTGCAAAACCTACCATGCTTTTTAACAAAAATTCAAATATAGATAATAAGAATTTGGAATATAAACCTATAGAAATGCTTCCTTTTAATATAAAATTATCCGTACCATTATATGTAAAGGACAATATTACATACTATGACAATGAAGTAAATAAAGATGAGTTAAATATTAAATTTAATATATCAAATATGAATTTTTCAAGTCTTACGGGTAAATCTCCTATTGGAGAAATTACAGTAAGTCAAAGAAATTCAATAAAAAACTATAAATTATACTCTTCAATACAAAAAAGCTACT
- a CDS encoding NUDIX hydrolase, with translation MIDRIYSIFKGKKGHISGQYRKYAVIILLTEKEGKMNILLEVRSFRLRTQPGDICLPGGTVENGENPKEAAIREAVEELKVDYNDIEFIGEMNYLVSPYGFIMYPFVAKLKTENYSYSEDEVDHVFTVPVDFLIKNKPKLYELTLLPHLEENFPYELINGGKSYKFRHGKAPEYFYIYGDYVIWGFTALILKNFVDTIVSDN, from the coding sequence ATGATAGATAGAATTTATAGTATATTTAAAGGCAAAAAAGGTCATATATCAGGTCAATATAGAAAATATGCTGTTATAATATTGCTTACTGAAAAAGAGGGGAAAATGAATATATTGCTTGAAGTTAGGTCGTTTAGGTTGAGAACTCAACCTGGAGACATATGTCTTCCAGGTGGAACAGTTGAAAATGGGGAAAATCCAAAAGAAGCTGCAATTAGAGAAGCTGTAGAGGAGCTTAAAGTGGATTATAATGATATTGAATTCATAGGAGAAATGAATTATTTAGTAAGTCCGTATGGTTTTATAATGTACCCGTTTGTAGCAAAATTAAAAACGGAAAATTATAGTTATAGTGAAGATGAGGTAGATCATGTATTTACTGTTCCAGTTGATTTTCTTATTAAAAATAAACCCAAACTTTATGAATTGACATTGCTTCCGCATTTAGAGGAAAACTTTCCATATGAACTCATAAATGGTGGAAAAAGTTATAAATTCAGGCATGGAAAGGCACCAGAATATTTTTATATTTATGGAGACTACGTTATCTGGGGATTTACCGCACTTATTTTAAAGAATTTTGTAGATACAATTGTATCCGACAACTAA